From one Triticum aestivum cultivar Chinese Spring chromosome 4B, IWGSC CS RefSeq v2.1, whole genome shotgun sequence genomic stretch:
- the LOC123094576 gene encoding uncharacterized protein yields MAPLIDDVTAEILLRLPPDEPEHLFRAALVCKPWLRVLCDPGFRRRYRTFHGTPPLLGLLHRLQVIQGDPAPRLAPTTSAPLSPYPNCDRSRALDCRHGRLLLHVWVRGRGWHLIVWDPVTGDQQSLPEPGIPWLIYTAAVFCPVAGCDHLDCHGGPFRVVFVATDDYDELVKAAVYSSETAAWSTPVTLDDGCESYVRHRQDVLAAGVSFYYIPYVEPRRGVVIGDETYFTLREGNAIIKYDWAKNCISMVDPPNPNVYEDVALMVMEDSSLGFPCLENSILYLFSRKVNAEGDAEWVRFRVIKLETVIPVADPDEEPVVVGCAEGVGVIFVSTDVGLFTIKLNSGLVNKVAESGKYFSVLPYMSFYTPDDGRFSSLARLTDV; encoded by the exons ATGGCGCCGCTGATCGACGACGTCACCgccgagatcctcctccgcctcccgccggacGAGCCCGAGCACCTCTTCCGTGCCGCGCTCGTCTGCAAGCCCTGGCTCCGCGTTCTCTGCGACCCCGGCTTCCGCCGCCGCTACCGCACCTTCCACGGCACCCCTCCACTTCTGGGCCTCCTCCACAGGCTCCAGGTCATCCAAGGAGACCCCGCCCCCCGGCTCGCCCCCACCACATCGGCGCCCCTCTCTCCCTACCCCAACTGCGACCGTTCGCGGGCGCTAGACTGCCGgcatggccgcctcctcctccacgtGTGGGTCAGGGGCAGGGGTTGGCATCTCATCGTCTGGGACCCCGTCACGGGCGACCAGCAGAGCCTCCCGGAGCCCGGCATCCCGTGGCTGATCTACACCGCCGCCGTGTTCTGCCCTGTGGCCGGCTGTGACCACCTTGACTGCCACGGCGGCCCCTTCCGGGTTGTCTTTGTGGCCACCGACGACTATGACGAGCTAGTCAAGGCGGCAGTGTACTCATCAGAGACAGCTGCGTGGAGCACACCAGTGACACTTGACGATGGTTGTGAATCCTATGTTCGGCATAGGCAAGATGTTCTTGCTGCTGGTGTATCATTCTACTATATACCCTATGTCGAGCCTAGGCGGGGTGTCGTTATTGGAGATGAAACCTACTTCACACTTCGGGAGGGTAACGCAATCATCAAATATGACTGGGCCAAGAATTGCATATCCATGGTTGATCCACCGAACCCGAATGTGTACGAAGACGTTGCCCTCATGGTGATGGAGGACAGTTCATTGGGATTTCCCTGCCTTGAGAACTCCATCCTTTATCTGTTCTCAAGGAAGGTGAATGCAGAAGGAGATGCAGAATGGGTGCGCTTCAGGGTCATCAAGCTGGAGACAGTTATACCTGTAGCCGATCCTGATGAGGAACCAGTCGTTGTTGGATGTGCAGAGGGTGTGGGTGTCATATTCGTGAGCACAGATGTCGGCTTATTCACAATCAAGCTAAATTCTGGGCTGGTTAACAAGGTCGCCGAGTCCGGGAAGTACTTCAGCGTCTTACCCTACATGAGCTTCTACACTCCAG ACGATGGTAGATTTTCATCGCTAGCGAGGCTCACTGATGTCTGA
- the LOC123091323 gene encoding cytochrome P450 714C3 yields the protein MGKLHLLALLLPVLLGLSLLYICEILWLRPERIRKKLRKQGVRGPRPTLLYGNTQEIKRIRQEALPAQKQDTSNYMSTLFPHFMIWRETYGSVFLYSTGAVEVLYVSDPGMVKDMSHCTSFELGKPIFIQKSRKALFGEGILVANGDIWAYQRKNIAQEFFMENIKVMIELIVEASAPLLEVWDSMLDDTGGSREIDVDGYLRSFSADVIARTCFGSDFATGEEIFYKLRQLQKAISQQDALVGLSTVWKSLPTKANREIQKLEQEVRLLILNVTKEHSRGSSNEDDDCIKTKHNGLLRSIVNSARHCPASYRGSAEDYIVDNCKSIYFAGHETTAVTVTWCLMLLATHPAWQDRARAEALEVCRGGTELDVDVLRRLKTITMVIQETLRLYPPGSLIMREALKDFKFGGLDIPRGTIIQTAIPMLHLDKDVWGQDAGEFQPDRFANGAAAACEPSHMYLPFGHGPRICAGQNLAMMELKVVLVRLLTKFSFSRSPGYRHAPLFRLTIEPGFGMPLVVTKLP from the exons ATGGGGAAACTTCATCTGCTAGCTCTGCTTCTTCCTGTACTTCTTGGGTTATCTCTGTTGTACATCTGTGAGATACTATGGCTGAGGCCAGAGAGGATAAGAAAGAAACTAAGGAAGCAAGGTGTGAGGGGTCCCAGGCCTACTTTGCTCTATGGCAACACCCAGGAGATAAAGAGGATCCGACAAGAGGCATTGCCTGCGCAGAAGCAAGACACCAGTAACTACATGTCCACCCTCTTCCCCCACTTCATGATCTGGAGGGAAACATATG GGTCGGTATTCCTCTACTCAACAGGAGCGGTGGAGGTTCTGTATGTTTCTGACCCTGGCATGGTCAAGGACATGAGCCACTGCACATCATTTGAGCTCGGGAAGCCTATTTTTATACAGAAATCTCGCAAAGCGCTCTTTGGTGAAGGCATCTTGGTGGCAAATGGCGATATATGGGCCTATCAGAGAAAGAACATTGCACAAGAGTTCTTCATGGAGAACATTAAG GTCATGATAGAACTAATAGTGGAGGCTTCTGCCCCACTGCTAGAAGTATGGGATAGTATGCTTGACGACACGGGAGGGAGTAGAGAGATAGATGTGGATGGTTATTTGCGGAGTTTTTCGGCGGATGTAATAGCCAGGACATGTTTTGGCAGCGATTTCGCAACAGGGGAAGAAATATTCTACAAGCTCAGGCAGCTTCAGAAGGCGATTTCTCAGCAAGATGCACTTGTTGGATTATCCACAGTGTG GAAGAGTTTGCCGACCAAGGCCAATCGAGAGATACAAAAGCTGGAGCAAGAAGTTCGGTTACTCATCCTCAATGTCACAAAGGAACACAGCCGTGGCAGCAGCAACGAAGACGACGATTGCATAAAGACTAAACACAATGGCCTTCTGCGCTCGATTGTCAACAGTGCTCGCCATTGTCCGGCCAGCTACCGTGGTAGCGCCGAGGACTACATCGTTGACAACTGCAAGAGCATCTACTTTGCTGGGCACGAGACTACGGCCGTCACCGTCACCTGGTGCCTGATGTTGCTGGCCACACACCCGGCGTGGCAGGACCGTGCCCGTGCCGAGGCTCTAGAGGTGTGCCGTGGAGGCACAGAGCTCGACGTCGACGTCCTCCGGCGACTGAAAACG ATCACCATGGTGATCCAGGAGACTCTCCGGCTGTACCCTCCGGGGTCATTGATTATGCGCGAAGCGCTGAAGGACTTCAAGTTCGGTGGGCTCGACATCCCGCGTGGAACGATCATTCAGACAGCCATCCCGATGCTGCACCTCGACAAGGATGTTTGGGGCCAGGATGCCGGCGAGTTTCAGCCTGATCGGTTTGCGAATGGCGCCGCCGCGGCGTGCGAGCCGTCACACATGTACCTGCCGTTCGGGCACGGACCCAGAATTTGTGCTGGGCAGAACCTGGCGATGATGGAGCTGAAGGTGGTGCTCGTGCGCCTGCTGACCAAGTTCTCCTTCTCACGGTCGCCGGGGTACCGGCACGCGCCGCTGTTCCGGCTCACCATCGAGCCTGGGTTCGGCATGCCTCTTGTCGTCACGAAGCTTCCATGA
- the LOC123091324 gene encoding uncharacterized protein, whose protein sequence is MPPSLPPPPLIDDLIHEIFLRLPPDEPEHLFRAALVCKTWLRILCDPGFLRRYRTFHGTPPLLGLLHRLQVLEGRPARRFASTTSVPDFPHPSSGDPWERALDCRHGRVLIYMRTDENADYLVWDPVTGERHGVPSPDIDWLIESAVVLCAADGCDHLDCHGGPFRVVFAATHDYKDTIFASVYSSETGVWSVPVCLDKSCEVFAQHMREGLADRPYYTPYLQPRRGTLVGDAVYFTVRWGNPIVKYDLGKNCLSMIDPPAEDVYYVSLMVTENSSLGFTCTRDSSLYMWSRKVDTEEAADWVQCRVIELEKTIPVANPDDKPVVVGFAEGVGVIFISTCVGLFMIKLKSGLVRNVGEAGVYFSVLPYMSFYTPDRGRMLSLARTN, encoded by the exons ATGCCGCCGTCACTCCCGCCTCCGCCGCTGATCGACGACCTCATCCACGAGAtcttcctccgcctcccgccggacGAGCCCGAGCACCTCTTCCGCGCCGCCCTCGTCTGCAAGACGTGGCTCCGCATCCTCTGCGACCCCGGCTTCCTCCGCCGCTACCGCACCTTCCACGGCACCCctcccctcctcggcctcctccacaGGCTCCAGGTCCTCGAAGGACGCCCCGCGCGTCGCTTCGCCTCCACCACATCGGTGCCGGACTTcccccacccgagctccggcgacccctGGGAGCGCGCCCTCGACTGCCGCCACGGCCGCGTCCTCATATATATGAGGACGGACGAAAATGCGGACTACCTCGTCTGGGATCCCGTCACGGGCGAGCGCCACGGTGTGCCCTCGCCGGACATCGATTGGCTGATCGAATCTGCGGTGGTGCTCTGCGCCGCCGACGGCTGCGACCACCTCGACTGCCACGGCGGCCCCTTCCGCGTGGTCTTCGCGGCCACCCACGACTACAAAGATACCATATTTGCGAGCGTCTACTCATCAGAGACGGGCGTGTGGAGCGTGCCAGTGTGTCTTGACAAGAGCTGTGAAGTCTTTGCCCAGCATATGCGAGAGGGGCTTGCAGATAGGCCATACTACACGCCCTATCTCCAGCCTAGGCGAGGCACCCTTGTTGGAGATGCAGTCTACTTCACAGTTCGGTGGGGTAATCCAATCGTCAAGTATGACTTGGGCAAGAATTGCTTATCCATGATTGACCCACCGGCAGAGGACGTGTACTACGTTTCTCTCATGGTGACGGAGAACAGTTCACTGGGCTTTACCTGCACTCGGGATTCCAGCCTTTATATGTGGTCAAGGAAGGTGGATACAGAAGAAGCTGCTGACTGGGTACAATGCAGGGTCATTGAGCTGGAGAAAACAATTCCTGTTGCCAATCCTGATGACAAACCAGTTGTGGTCGGCTTTGCGGAGGGTGTGGGTGTCATCTTCATCAGCACATGTGTTGGCTTATTTATGATCAAGCTCAAGTCAGGGTTGGTCAGGAACGTTGGCGAGGCCGGAGTCTACTTTAGCGTCCTACCTTACATGAGCTTCTACACTCCAG ATCGTGGCAGAATGTTGTCGCTGGCAAGGACTAACTGA